The genomic interval TATGAAGTTTCATGTAAAcatctgtaccaagtttcatgtttaccaagtttcattttaacatctttaccaagtttcatgtaaaCGTCTGTACCACGTTTCATGTTAATgcctgaccaagtttcatgtcaatatctgtaccaagtttcataataaaatctGTACCATGgttcattttaatatctgtaacaagtttcatgttaatatctgaaccaagtttcatgttaatGAATGCACCACATTTCATGTTAACATCTGTACCAAGTTTAATGTTAAcatctgtaccaagtttcatgttgatgaatgtaccaagtttcatgttaaaatCTGTACCACGTTTAATGTTAATATCTGTAACAGGGTTTTAATTTATGTTCCAATATAGTGTCAGTTGTGGGCTTAGTGTAAAACTGTTGTTACTCAATTTAGAAATAGGTAATAAACAATCTAAAACTAAGCCCTCGAACAGTGCAAGCCAGCATCAACCATGCTATAACAATATGTATTGTCTTTACCTCCTCAGTGATTATCCCCAAATCAGGATCAGAATTAAAAGCTCTATATTGGTATATGGCTTTGAcaataccaaaaacaaaaacattttcaacatggGTATCATTCTCTGTTGGGGGTTGAATCACTCATATTCAAACTAAATTTTCAAGATTGCTATTTTCTGTCCGTTATCATTCCTTTCgacaaataaatcatataataatTTGTATGTCATATGTCAATGTATATCACAAGAGGTAAATTGCCATTAGACATCACAAAATAGCATGCTAGGGTTTCAGCCAGGAATTAAAAAGGACTGGcggctgcagaagagggacagggtgctaaaagtaaaaagggcacattgAATCGGGCCAtgaagaacttgaacattatgaatttggcAGAAAATGATAGAAATTGTGTTAATTAAAGTAATTATTAGATTTCAACTGCCAGATATGCAAACTgagtatgtatttataatcttatAATAAGTTTTAGACATTGCCAAAAGCAATATTTGACTGTCTTGAGCATTTAAATCTATAAAGTCAGAAGATTACACGTGCTGGTTTACATGGGGGCAGAAGGCTGCTACTGAAAAAGGACAGGGAGCAGAATCCTTCCATAACCTTTCAGCTAAAACCCTAAGTATGCATTTATCACACTTACATCACAAtcaagtgcagctttaacagaaTAAGAGCAAAAAAAAGAGCAACTTTATTACAAGAAATGATTTTGCAGGATGCCTTGGTGAAAAGATTAtccaaaaatattaataataatacaatacaattttctgttattttttgaataatttaaaaatatatattaaaatcaaacttacCCGGTAGTCATGAACAACAATTGActtccattgttatattgtatgACTTATGACTGATTATATATATTCGATTATTTTGCAGTTTTGAGAATCGACCGCTACTTGCTgccaattgtaaaaaaaaacacaggcTATCTTTTGACATGTgtgcacatttaaatgatttcattggttaaataaaatattttcaatgatttcattggtttattcaattattttaaatgatttcattggttaattCAAATATCTATTGACATCAATTTGGCCCACTTAAACCTGAACTGCAGCaagaattaaacattatatacttTGATGatttacataattgtttaaaaacactgTATGcctataaaaattaaaaattgttaagACCTCACTCACTTAACATCAGTCTACagaacattatatatattgatgcCAAAATAGTTTTGACAAAGTTATATAAACGAAGTGTGAGTTGTAAGGTCACCTCACTCAAATTTGGTTAACAGAACGTAGAGTTTTTGATGCCTAAATAGTCTCGATGAAGTTATAAGCTAAACGAAGTGTAAGTTGTAATGGTCCTTCTCACTTAACTTTGATTAACAGAACATAGGATTATTGATGCCTCAATAAAGTCTTGACAATGTTATCCAGCCCAACGAAGTGTAAGTTGTTTAAGTCCCTCTCACTCAACTTTGGTTTGAAAACGTAGAAGATAAGACCACACACAATACCAACAAAGGTCAGGAACTCCAGGCGTGTGTAGACTTCGTGATGTGGCACTGAAAAAAGGAAAGACTTagtaatagtaagatgacatgaagctatttcttaatgattaagaatgggtggagtgagcTTGATATCTGCAgccattcttaaaaaaatgttgataagttGTTGACAGACTATTTTTGGTAACTGCAAATCTAATTGTCTGAAATGATTggttaattaatatgtttattggATAAAAACTAACCAAtctataaacatatttgttaaacCAAAGaataaaccagttttatacatttggGCCCAGGTATATAAAGGCGGGGATCTGGGTATCCTCCACCAGTTAGGGTCAAGGGGGCAACGCCCTCTGTGGGATGAATTTAAGCCTTTTTCAACCAAAATTTCTAGTCTTCTGGtgcatcttttttttaaacagggaACCTTAACAAAAATGTACTCGAATATGATACTGAATCTGAgtactaccccccccccccctcccccaccccgaACACACAAACCAGCGAGGGCTAcctaataaacaaaattactgTCAAATTCAGGTTCaggataatattataacattccagACCACATGCCTTGCCATTTGCTAGCAATTCCCtcctaataatatatgtaatttcttctctaccaattatatactttcagccactgaatatatcataatacatacacaaaaataactgaataattcttggttatataatataataatatttgatgCAATACATCGTATCAATTACTATTAAGGACTATTCCATATAAACATACAACCCACACAAAGAAGGCAGTTTTTAATTGGACCATCCCCCTTTAAAAgctaatttacataattaaatttgtaacttATTAAGGTCCAAAATTAACAGAAACCTCTCCCAATAAAATTTCTTTATAGGTCTTCCTGATGAACACATTTCCAATGAAAGGGAAACAACTGGAAATTGGTTGATAAATAGCTCCATAAGTTAtctttcttgaaaatattttgccCCCAGGATTGAGAATAAATTAATTGTGTAGTCAGAGTTCTGATCAATTAAAGATTACGTCTGATGatgaaaaaaggtaaaaatgatCAGCTTTAAACAAGGACTGTGagggttaaaaaaaaatcacatttaactGAGGGGCATCactcaaaaatgttttattaggaGCGATAGAACTCAGACCCATactgatgtttatatattttcattttagagGTGCCCATCAGGGCTTATGCCCACATCTTTGTTTCAAAGTTATGGCTGATGGTCATGACAATGTAACTTTAAGCGACACCAAGGTGATAGGCGACACCATTTTTATTACAATACCTCAACCATTTTCTTTGACAAACATATAAGCTgaaaaaactaattattttggTGCAGTATAAACttcatgataaaacatttacatatagccgtaaacatctttaaaaaataataatacctaAACAAGGGCATTTATATAGATCACCAAGGCTCATTTCTGTTgatttttcagtcaaaaaaggggcataacatAACTATTTAAGCCTTAGTAAAATATAGGCTTTGctataaacatacatgtgtgAAGGTATTGTTTctgacaacatgtgtaccaagtttcatttgaatattttgaatagaTTTTGAGCTATTTAGTTTTTTGCACTAAATAGATGACGATGGTGATTAAAACAAGGCTATGACATCACatcaaactatttttagaattttttttattacatgtaaacaagttaattaataaagtaCCTGGCTCCCCAAGTATTTCCGTGGATTCCACGTTGGAGAAGGTCTGGAAGTACAATCCAATGATGCAGAACAGAACCAGCGCCCCAGCCATGGAGATTATCACATTGTGCTTGTGTTCAACTGGAATGCTCACGACATTGATGGCAATCTGAGATACAAGTCCCAAAACAGATATGGAAATTACGTGCATTGATTCTAAAAGAACGCCAGTGCAGTAAAGGGCGGAAACTGAggcaaatattgaaatgagtGAGAACATTACTGGTAGAGCCCAGTAAGTCAAATGGAATGCTGAAAGTATCACACCAAAAGATAAAATGACGAATGTATATGGGATTGCTATGGATTTGCGTACTTTAAAAAACACCTTTTCTTCGTGTAAACGTTTCAATGCAATGTTTCTCATGCATAGGAACATTGTTACAAGGAAAATTATTATTCCGTTCCTATTTGCATTTGTAAGTATTCCAATTTCACCCGACGTGCAGCCCGCACAAAATGACATTGCGATTAGTAAAATTCCAATTTTCAGATTCACTTCTGTTTTTGTACAAACTTTTAACAATAGTATCATTAACACAGGTTCAAAATAACCGACAGCAAATGAATCATTCCTTGAATAAATGTACCAAAAGTTCACTAGATATTCCATAACTACATGGCACAAGAAACTAACAATAAGACCTTCTGAATGTTTCTTAAGCCCATCGGCGCATTCAACTTTCAGCAATATGAGAAGTGAAATTGTGTCCGCAGCTGTCAAGATGATGGGTAACTCAAAATGTCGATgtaagggccgtaactcctgcCCATGCACATGAACCTCCTGAAGGCATACTGCAAACACTTCTGCGGCGAATAATAGCCCCACTGCTGCATGCCAGTGGTGACGAAAGTCTGAGAACTCAGAGCGGTCGGCTGTGCTGAAATGCACAACATTTTATGTATGAACCACAATCTGCGAAATAATCTTTTAAATTTAGGAGTAATTGCTCATGAAATTACTTTAATCTAATCAAGTAGACTGCAGTACTTCAATAACCCTAACCATTCTTCACAACATTTCTTTCTGTCTCATAGTCATTCAGTTTTTAAATCCAAAAGTC from Mya arenaria isolate MELC-2E11 chromosome 7, ASM2691426v1 carries:
- the LOC128241456 gene encoding uncharacterized protein LOC128241456 isoform X2, with translation MTRIIRLRSMSESTADRSEFSDFRHHWHAAVGLLFAAEVFAVCLQEVHVHGQELRPLHRHFELPIILTAADTISLLILLKVECADGLKKHSEGLIVSFLCHVVMEYLVNFWYIYSRNDSFAVGYFEPVLMILLLKVCTKTEVNLKIGILLIAMSFCAGCTSGEIGILTNANRNGIIIFLVTMFLCMRNIALKRLHEEKVFFKVRKSIAIPYTFVILSFGVILSAFHLTYWALPVMFSLISIFASVSALYCTGVLLESMHVISISVLGLVSQIAINVVSIPVEHKHNVIISMAGALVLFCIIGLYFQTFSNVESTEILGEPVPHHEVYTRLEFLTFVGIVCGLIFYVFKPKLSERDLNNLHFVGLDNIVKTLLRHQ
- the LOC128241456 gene encoding uncharacterized protein LOC128241456 isoform X1, yielding MDKMTRIIRLRSMSESTADRSEFSDFRHHWHAAVGLLFAAEVFAVCLQEVHVHGQELRPLHRHFELPIILTAADTISLLILLKVECADGLKKHSEGLIVSFLCHVVMEYLVNFWYIYSRNDSFAVGYFEPVLMILLLKVCTKTEVNLKIGILLIAMSFCAGCTSGEIGILTNANRNGIIIFLVTMFLCMRNIALKRLHEEKVFFKVRKSIAIPYTFVILSFGVILSAFHLTYWALPVMFSLISIFASVSALYCTGVLLESMHVISISVLGLVSQIAINVVSIPVEHKHNVIISMAGALVLFCIIGLYFQTFSNVESTEILGEPVPHHEVYTRLEFLTFVGIVCGLIFYVFKPKLSERDLNNLHFVGLDNIVKTLLRHQ